In Methanofastidiosum sp., the sequence AAGTTAAGGACAGAACTTGAAAGGACTAACTTTAGAAGTGATAACGACAGGGAAGAAAAGAATAAATTACTAAAGAGGATTTATTATATTGAAGAAAAAGCAAAGTTACTTTTGATAAAGTTCTAAGCCCCGGCCCTTTCAACGTAAATTGAGAGGACATCTACCCAGGCTGTTTCAAAACCTTTTTCTTCTTCAGTTCTAAAGGCATCTGTTGCCCTTTTTGTAGATTCTAGAAGTAGCTTTTTTAGATCTCTTTTGTCAATCTCTTTTGAGGCTGCTCTGCAGATAATTGAATCTCTGTCATTTTTTTCCATTGAGGTTACAATACCGTTTATGGCCTTTGCGTAACCTTTATTGAATTCTGTGTCTCCTAAATGTTCAGCAATCTGAAGATAGTTTTCTCTTGCTTTTTTCAAGTCTCCATTTTCTAAGTATGATACTAACAATTTTAATCTAAGTTTTACCTTTTCCAAATAAATCACCTTAAAGTTGCAATAATAATAATGTGGTCTTTTTCATATGGTGAAAGATCAATAGTTTCTATAATATCAAATTTTTTTTCAAGCTGCTTTATTTCTTCTTTGAAGATTTCTTCTGGCGGCTTAGCAGAATCAATGCTTCTTGCCTTAACACAATAGAAGACTGTTCCGCCCTTTTTTAGATACACTGAATTCTTTACCAGTATCTCTCTCTGGTGTTTTTGGGCAACATCCTGGTATATAAAATCAACTTGCTCAATCAAACCTGAGTAAAGATGTGGGCTTGAGGCGTCTTCAAGTATTGGGTAGATATTGTCTCGGACTTCACTGATATTGAGAAACTGTCTCATACTCCTCTCAGATATCTCAACAGAGAATATTTTTCCATTTTCTACAATGTCTGAGATATGGGAAACAGTAGTCCCTGTTGCTGCGCCAAGGTATAATATTTTTGAATCTTTTTTGAAAGGCAGATCCCTGTATCCTTTCATTATTGTAGCTGCAAGTTTTGACCTTCTCGGATTCCACTCTCTTAGCTCCTTTCCTTTGAAGTCAATTAACTTTTCACCGTATACTCTCTCCCCTCTAGTAAGATTTTTTGTGAAAAGCTTGTCACCATCAATAAAAACATTTGTAAAAATCTCTTCCATTAGAGATACTATCCAATGTGACTATAAAAGTATTTCTAAATAAAAAAATATTTTACTGTTTCCAGTAAATACGATCTATGCTAAGTTCATATCTTGAGACTCTCTTTTCTGGGTCAGGGAAAGATATTGTGAAGCTTTTTTTTGCTTTATCATTTACTTCTTTCACGATAACTCTATCGATACCTAGTTCCTTCCCGTCCTTTGCGTAGTACTGCCCTTTTATTGAAAAGTCAGTTGCATCTTTGCCACAATTATTAATTGCTTCTCCAGATACAATTAACTTATCTGATTCCCACTTGACTGTTGTAATTGCTAAATCTGGTGTGCATCCAGGTATCTCTTTATCTTTGATAATTACCCCTTCTGGAGTCTGAGCTATGCAGCCAATTAAAAGAGATGTTAAGATAAGAGTAGAAATTAAAATTATTTTTTTCATTTCATCCCTTTATTTATTTGATTTTGGATATTTTTAAGTTTAACTTTTTATTCTTCGTAGCTTATTCAATGAGAGCAATCCTAAGAGCGGTCCTAAAAATAATATTGAAAAAGCATACTTCCAGCTAACAATATCAACAACTATTGGTATTAGTTTAATTGAGATGATTGATATGAAAAATCCAATTGCAAGCTGTATCGTAACTGCAGTCCCCATATATTTTTTATCCCCTACTTCTGTAGCCATACCCGAATACTGAGGGCTATCTGCAACTACACTCATTCCCCAGATCAAAGCAATAATAATCATTGCAATGTTATTGACTCCAAAAGTAAATCCAATTATTAGAGAACAGAAACCGCTTATTGAAAGCATTAGAATGTTAAACTGGGGCTTCCCAATCTTATCAGCAATGAAACCACCAAAGAATGTTGTCAAAGAGCCAAAGAGAAAGATTAGGAAGGTGATTAGTGAAAAGAATAAAATTGAATTATCATTTGCTCCAGATTTAAGATAGGATTCCCTTAAGAAAATTGGGATCCATGCCCACATTGCATATAGTTCCCACATGTGGCCAAAATACCCATAGTTTACCAGTTTTAATTTTTGATTTTTTAGTATATCCCTCAAATTTTCTATTCTGAACTTTATTGTTCCTGCAGTGTAAGGCCCTTCATTTACAAACACAAAAACTAGTATGGCACTTACCAAAGAAGCAAGACCAGAAAAACTAATCAAGATTCGCCATTCAGGTATGCCTGTTAGATTAAAAAGGTAGGGCATCCCGGAGCCTAGGGCTAGTGAAGCGCCCATACATCCAACTGCAAATCCTCTTTTCTTTTGAAACCAAGAAGAAGCTAGTTTCATTCCTGGAGGGTATACTCCTGCCAAGAAAAATCCTGTAAAAAATCTAAGCACAAGTAGCAGTGAAAAAGATTCAACAAAGAAAGCTACTATAAAACTTGTTAGGCCACCAAGAGCTGCTGATGCTGCAAACACGTTTTTTGTTTTGAATACATCCGGCAAGTTAAGAACTGCATAGGTAAGAGCGCCGACTATGAATCCTATTGTTACTATTATACTTAGTAAACTTTTTTGAGAAGTTGTAAGGTTAAAATATTCTGTTAGTTGGGGGATTACCGCATTAGCACTAAACCAGAGCGAGAAGGATAAAATTGCAGATAAGGATAAAATGATTAGAATTTTTAAACGTGATTCAAAATGAAACATGGATTAGTAAAAGTCTATGGAAATATAAAGATTTGTTTCATTGAATCTATGAAACTATATAAATTCTCAAACATAGGGTAAATTTTAGATGAAGATAAACTCCTCTTAATCAAAAAAGAAAGTAAATACAATGGGAAAATTCTTAGAAGTTTCGAAGATACTCACAGACACTTGAAGAATTCAAGAAGATGCTAGGGCTTGTTAAACTTTCAATTCTAATCTTGAACTGAGAGCAGATGCGGGAACTTACTTATTATAAATTAAAAAAGAAAAACAGTATTTTATTTTTCTTTATATTTATTTGTTTTCATAATTTCTAGTTATTCTTTCTGCGTCTTCTATAATTTGGATCCATATATCAGAATCAATATTTTCAGGTTTTTCTTTTAATTCTAATAGTTTACTAATTAGATATATTTTTTTATTAACTAATACGTCATACGTATGCTTATCAATTCCTTTAAGATATCTTATTGAACCTCTTGAAATTGCTTGTATTACTCTCATAGCCTCTTTTTGAAACTCTTTAATTTCGTCAGTGCCATATCCCTCTATCGAAAAGTCTTCGGCTTTAGATATAGCAAGTTCTTCTATATCTTCAATTCCTTGTGCATGCAGTATTCTAGCCATTTCTTTGTTAATTCCTTTGATCTTCGTAAGTGATTGCCAATCACTATTCTCACTTTTTCCAAATAATGCATCTCTTAATCTAAGTCTGAATTCTCTACCTATAGGATTCTTTGAAATAATATAATTAGGGGGAAAGAATATTCTTCCTACTAGGGAATCACTTTTATAATAATCTCTTGTATATGCAGCAACTGCTGTCACTATGTCACTATGTTCTTCTTTATAAAAAGACCCTTCTTCTCTCTTTAGGCCTTCTTCCACAACCTCTAATGTTTCAGCATTTGTAACAAAATTTGCTTTGAGTATGCCATAAATTGCACTTTCTACATCTAAAAAGTCTTTATCTGCACCTAAACACAATATGAAAATAACTGGAATCCCGGGGTCTACTTTTCCATTTTTTAGTTGTTTTCTAAATTTTCCCATTAAGATATTTTTAGTTTTTCTTCCAGGAATGCAACTTATTTGACCTGAAACTTTGAACTCAAGTAATTCTTCAACTGTTGCAACTTCAATCAAAGCTGACTGCCCATTATATTCTATTTTGGCTTCAAGCTTACTGCGCCCAAACTCTTTGATGTCAGGCTCTTTATTAATTTTAAAAGTTGGTGCCAATCTAGAAAATACCTCTGCTTCAGCAAGAATAAATCTTGCATTTTCTATATCCTGTAATTTTTTTATATTTATCTCAATTTTATACCTATCCAGAATCTTAAATACTCGTTCCCAATAGAGTTGATATACATTATTCTTTGATTCACTACTATAAATGTGGGCTAATAAGTGCGGTTTTTTTGAAGTTGCATTTCTTATGAGCCAATCCTTTCCTATAGCTTTACAAATATAAGGATATTTTTCCAAATTTTTTTTCAGAGTGTCAACGTTG encodes:
- a CDS encoding MFS transporter, which encodes MFHFESRLKILIILSLSAILSFSLWFSANAVIPQLTEYFNLTTSQKSLLSIIVTIGFIVGALTYAVLNLPDVFKTKNVFAASAALGGLTSFIVAFFVESFSLLLVLRFFTGFFLAGVYPPGMKLASSWFQKKRGFAVGCMGASLALGSGMPYLFNLTGIPEWRILISFSGLASLVSAILVFVFVNEGPYTAGTIKFRIENLRDILKNQKLKLVNYGYFGHMWELYAMWAWIPIFLRESYLKSGANDNSILFFSLITFLIFLFGSLTTFFGGFIADKIGKPQFNILMLSISGFCSLIIGFTFGVNNIAMIIIALIWGMSVVADSPQYSGMATEVGDKKYMGTAVTIQLAIGFFISIISIKLIPIVVDIVSWKYAFSILFLGPLLGLLSLNKLRRIKS
- a CDS encoding fibrillarin-like rRNA/tRNA 2'-O-methyltransferase, encoding MEEIFTNVFIDGDKLFTKNLTRGERVYGEKLIDFKGKELREWNPRRSKLAATIMKGYRDLPFKKDSKILYLGAATGTTVSHISDIVENGKIFSVEISERSMRQFLNISEVRDNIYPILEDASSPHLYSGLIEQVDFIYQDVAQKHQREILVKNSVYLKKGGTVFYCVKARSIDSAKPPEEIFKEEIKQLEKKFDIIETIDLSPYEKDHIIIIATLR